From a single Callithrix jacchus isolate 240 chromosome 5, calJac240_pri, whole genome shotgun sequence genomic region:
- the WSB1 gene encoding WD repeat and SOCS box-containing protein 1: protein MASFPPRVNEKEIVRSRTIGELLAPAAPFDKKCGRENWTVAFAPDGSYFAWSQGRRTVKLVPWSQCLQNFLLHGTKNVTNSSSLRLPRQNSDGGQKNKPREHIIDCGDIVWSLAFGSSVPEKQSRCVNIEWHRFRFGQDQLLLATGLNNGRIKIWDVYTGKLLLNLVDHTEVVRDLTFAPDGSLILVSASRDKTLRVWDLKDDGNMMKVLRGHQNWVYSCAFSPDSSMLCSVGASKAVFLWNMDKYTMIRKLEGHHHDVVACDFSPDGALLATASYDTRVYIWDPHNGDILMEFGHLFPPPTPIFAGGANDRWVRSVSFSHDGLHIASLADDKMVRFWRIDEDYPVQVAPLSNGLCCAFSTDGSVLAAGTHDGSVYFWATPRQVPSLQHLCRMSIRRVMPTQEVQELPIPSKLLEFLSYHS, encoded by the exons tgaGATCACGTACTATAGGTGAACTTTTAGCTCCTGCAGCTCCTTTTGACAAGAAATGTGGTCGTGAAAATTGGACTGTTGCTTTTGCTCCAGATGGTTCATACTTTGCTTGGTCACAAGGACGTCGTACAGTAAAGCTCGTTCCGTGGTCCCAGTGCCTTCAGAactt cctcttgCATGGCACCAAGAACGTTACCAATTCAAGCAGTTTAAGATTGCCAAGACAAAACAGTGATGGTGGTCAGAAAAATAAGCCTCGTGAGCATATTATAGACTGTGGAGATATAGTCTGGAGCCTTGCTTTTGGGTCTTCAGTTCCAGAAAAACAGAGTCGCTGTGTAAATATAGAATGGCATCGCTTCAGATTTGGACAAGATCAGCTACTTCTTGCTACAGGGTTGAACAATGGGCGTATCAAAATATGGGATGTATATACAG GAAAACTCCTCCTTAACTTGGTAGATCATACTGAAGTGGTCAGAGATTTAACTTTTGCTCCAGATGGAAGCTTGATCCTGGTGTCAGCTTCAAGAGACAAAACTCTCAGAGTATGGGACCTGAAAGATGATG GAAACATGATGAAAGTATTGAGGGGGCATCAGAACTGGGTGTACAGCTGTGCATTCTCTCCTGACTCTTCCATGCTGTGTTCAGTCGGAGCCAGTAAAGCA GTTTTCCTTTGGAATATGGATAAATATACCATGATACGGAAACTAGAAGGACATCACCATGATGTGGTAGCTTGTGACTTTTCTCCTGATGGAGCATTACTGGCTACTGCATCTTACGATACTCGAGTATATATTTGGGATCCACATAATGGAGACATTCTGATGGAATTTGG GCACTTGTTTCCCCCACCTACTCCAATATTTGCTGGAGGTGCAAATGACCGGTGGGTACGATCTGTATCTTTTAGCCATGATGGACTGCATATTGCAAGCCTTGCTGATGATAA aatGGTGAGGTTCTGGAGAATTGATGAGGATTATCCAGTGCAAGTTGCACCTTTGAGCAATGGTCTTTGCTGTGCCTTCTCTACTGATGGCAGTGTTTTAGCTGCTGg GACACATGACGGAAGTGTATATTTTTGGGCCACTCCACGGCAAGTCCCTAGCCTGCAACATTTATGTCGCATGTCAATCCGAAGAGTGATGCCCACCCAAGAAGTCCAGGAGCTGCCAATTCCTTCCAAGCTTTTGGAGTTTCTGTCCTATCATAGTTAG